A single window of Kitasatospora sp. HUAS MG31 DNA harbors:
- a CDS encoding TetR/AcrR family transcriptional regulator — translation MQTDIPAPTCDAIPDGPAAEHCAPRRGRPRSEAAEQAIYTAVEGLMEEGNTLADLSIERIAVAAGVGKATIYRRWPNKEALLVDVVARLEAPPPEPTGGTVRDELVGMIDYMRRRGLVKRSRWVLKSALGQMDSWPELRATYQERVVKPRRELVRTIVRRGMDEGVLRSDLDLELVCEVLIGPILLRTVLWDDAPLDDPDLPERMIDAVLNGVRAVPAPPAGT, via the coding sequence ATGCAGACCGACATCCCGGCTCCGACCTGCGACGCGATCCCGGACGGCCCCGCTGCGGAGCACTGCGCTCCACGGCGGGGCCGTCCGCGCAGCGAGGCGGCCGAGCAGGCCATCTACACGGCGGTGGAAGGCCTGATGGAGGAGGGCAACACCCTCGCCGACCTCTCCATCGAGCGGATCGCGGTGGCCGCCGGCGTCGGCAAGGCCACCATCTACCGTCGCTGGCCCAACAAGGAGGCCCTACTGGTCGACGTGGTCGCCCGGCTGGAGGCGCCGCCGCCCGAGCCCACCGGCGGCACCGTCCGCGACGAACTGGTCGGCATGATCGACTACATGCGCCGCCGCGGCCTGGTGAAGCGCTCCCGCTGGGTGCTCAAGTCCGCCCTCGGCCAGATGGACTCCTGGCCCGAGCTGCGCGCCACCTACCAGGAACGGGTGGTCAAGCCCCGCCGCGAACTGGTGCGCACCATCGTCCGGCGCGGCATGGACGAGGGCGTGCTCCGCAGCGACCTCGACCTCGAACTGGTCTGCGAGGTGCTGATCGGCCCGATCCTGCTGCGCACCGTCCTGTGGGACGACGCCCCGCTGGACGACCCGGACCTGCCCGAGCGCATGATCGACGCGGTGCTCAACGGCGTCCGCGCCGTGCCCGCCCCGCCGGCCGGCACCTGA